A single region of the Indicator indicator isolate 239-I01 chromosome 3, UM_Iind_1.1, whole genome shotgun sequence genome encodes:
- the ATP6V1F gene encoding V-type proton ATPase subunit F, whose product MSGRGKLIAVVGDEDTVTGFLLGGVGELDKHRKPNFLVVEKETSLAEIEETFRSFLNREDIGIILISQCLAELIRHAVEAHSRPLPAILEIPSKEHPYDPAKDSVLRRARGLFTPDDLR is encoded by the exons ATGTCAGGCCGCGGGAAGCTGATCGCGGTGGTGGGCGATGAGGATACGGTGACCGGGTTCTtactgggaggggtgggggaacTGGACAAGCACCGCAAACCCAACTTCCTGGTGGTGGAGAAGGAGACGAGCCTGGCTGAGATCGAGGAGACCTTTCG GAGCTTCCTGAACCGGGAGGACATCGGGATCATCCTGATCAGCCAGTGCCTGGCCGAGCTCATTCGGCACGCCGTAGAAGCCCACTCCCGCCCCCTGCCAGCTATCTTAGAGATCCCCTCCAAGGAACACCCCTACGACCCCGCCAAGGACTCCGTCCTACGCCGAGCCCGCGGCCTCTTCACCCCCGACGACCTCCGCTAA